The following proteins come from a genomic window of Mauremys mutica isolate MM-2020 ecotype Southern chromosome 7, ASM2049712v1, whole genome shotgun sequence:
- the FGF8 gene encoding fibroblast growth factor 8 isoform X1, translating into MTVKIIDSDRTQGKPTCAAPAMGEGAGVHSARLQPRERRTAGCDREKELVPIRSGGDLQIQPLEMAFTDWGEEPSDLICDGQKDTHPVNRQQRGLTCVFLLPILSLWWEEPCSDALMTGTQCSCCTTFLGCYGGSEDADFLMAFPSDLQRRGSPGLSNTRTHPRIRTSSFVLFWVFSVILFCFISCTARRMGPPAGSGLFYPTASATVSERLPVVHEAP; encoded by the exons CCCACCTGCGCCGCCCCAGCgatgggagagggagctggagtcCATTCTGCCCGGCTACAGCCTCGTGAGCGCCGCACTGCTGGGTGTGACAGGGAAAAAGAGCTTGTCCCGATCAGATCAGGTGGAGATTTGCAGATCCAGCCATTGGAAATGGCCTTTACCGACTG GGGTGAAGAGCCCAGTGACCTCATCTGTGATGGGCAAAAGGACACACACCCGGTGAACAGACAGCAGCGTGGCCTCACCtgtgtcttcctcctccccatcctctccctgtggtgggaagagcCCTGCTCGGATGCGCTCATGACAG GGACCCAATGCAGCTGTTGTACAACCTTCCTCGGGTGCTACGGAGGGTCTGAGGATGCAGATTTCCTGATGGCTTTTCCATCTGACCTGCAACGTCGCGGCTCACCTGGCCTCTCCAACACACGAACACATCCTCGAATCAGGACTTCttcctttgttttattttgggttttttcaGTGATTCTATTTTGCTTCATCTCATGCACAGCCAGGCGCATGGGCCCGCCTGCAGGATCAG GTCTGTTCTATCCCACCGCTAGCGCCACTGTATCCGAGCGCCTACCCGTCGTGCATGAGGCACCCTGA
- the FGF8 gene encoding fibroblast growth factor 8 isoform X3, whose amino-acid sequence MENPPQPLPTCAAPAMGEGAGVHSARLQPRERRTAGCDREKELVPIRSGGDLQIQPLEMAFTDWGEEPSDLICDGQKDTHPVNRQQRGLTCVFLLPILSLWWEEPCSDALMTGTQCSCCTTFLGCYGGSEDADFLMAFPSDLQRRGSPGLSNTRTHPRIRTSSFVLFWVFSVILFCFISCTARRMGPPAGSGLFYPTASATVSERLPVVHEAP is encoded by the exons atggagaatccaccacaacccttg CCCACCTGCGCCGCCCCAGCgatgggagagggagctggagtcCATTCTGCCCGGCTACAGCCTCGTGAGCGCCGCACTGCTGGGTGTGACAGGGAAAAAGAGCTTGTCCCGATCAGATCAGGTGGAGATTTGCAGATCCAGCCATTGGAAATGGCCTTTACCGACTG GGGTGAAGAGCCCAGTGACCTCATCTGTGATGGGCAAAAGGACACACACCCGGTGAACAGACAGCAGCGTGGCCTCACCtgtgtcttcctcctccccatcctctccctgtggtgggaagagcCCTGCTCGGATGCGCTCATGACAG GGACCCAATGCAGCTGTTGTACAACCTTCCTCGGGTGCTACGGAGGGTCTGAGGATGCAGATTTCCTGATGGCTTTTCCATCTGACCTGCAACGTCGCGGCTCACCTGGCCTCTCCAACACACGAACACATCCTCGAATCAGGACTTCttcctttgttttattttgggttttttcaGTGATTCTATTTTGCTTCATCTCATGCACAGCCAGGCGCATGGGCCCGCCTGCAGGATCAG GTCTGTTCTATCCCACCGCTAGCGCCACTGTATCCGAGCGCCTACCCGTCGTGCATGAGGCACCCTGA